The following DNA comes from Girardinichthys multiradiatus isolate DD_20200921_A chromosome 2, DD_fGirMul_XY1, whole genome shotgun sequence.
GCCCATTTATATGGTTCAGGATGTTTACTGTTGCTGACTGCTGCCTTCAGGGTTTTGCATTTGATTGTAGGCCTTCAGAACCCACGGTTCACTCTCTCTGAAGCAGATTGATCGTCCCTTTACAGTCTTTACTCTGTAGAacatagaaaacaaataaaatcaggttTATGCCCGGTCCGCCTGGAGGTCAGTTTCTATAAATCTGTTTTGAAACAAAAGGAACTACAACAAAATCAGCTGTAAGGATAAAAAGCAAACTCACACTAATCCCTTCCTCATGCAGAAGCTGTGGGTCTTTTTAATCTCAGACACGTATTTCTTTGGTATTACAAAAGAGCTAAACTTGTTGCAGCACACAGGACCTGTGTTGTACTGCTGTGCCTGAGCTGTGAGGAAAGCAAAACAAGTCagtatgaaaatatatttaagatGTATTCAAATACATTAAAGGACAAGCAGCCCACTTACGCATGGCATTGCAGCAGCAGGCAATGAGAAGCAGCATTCCTAGAGACAAGCAGAGAgtcttcatgatgatgttgGTGAAAGCCGATGATGAATGTGATGATCTTCTGCTTCTTCTCTCTATGACTGTACTGAGAGCTGCGTCTCGTATAAATACTGTTCACAGAGGAACTTAATTTTCTTGCGGTATTGATCTATCCGAGCCAAATTTATCtgcaggggagaaaaaaaaaaaagttgttaacaaaaccataaaatattaaaattttccgCAGGGGAGAAAAAGTCAAACCACTGCTGCTCAATCTCATCACGTCACAAGGGACGTTATACTGAAGGGATggaccacagatcttctgtacCACAGACAACTTTTActcagcatttatttttgtgtcttcctGGAAATTTTATCTGTAGAGATCAAGTATGACATTGCACCTTCAGTGGTTTAAAACTGGGGTCTTTACACTGGGAACACTCATGTTTAAtgaatattttcatgttttctggTGCAATTAGTCTAACATTAGTGAGAAAGTTTaagtattttcttcattttcaaatACATGATCTACATGCAAGATGGTCAAAGGAAAAAGTCAGAAGCAGCATAATGTCTCAAAGCTTCTTTCCTCTCCTTTGTCATTATATGCGGCCTGCAAGTCAAGATCCTGTCTCCAATCACACTTTGGGGCATGCAGACATAACCCCAGAAGGGCCAGGACAAAGACAAAAGCCAGTCTAAGAGATAATTGAAGGATCTTGCAATAAGACAGACTCTCTTGTAACAATTATttggcaaggcaagtttatttataaagcacatttcagtagcgagacaattcaaagtgctgtaggAAAAGTGCACTGCAGTGGTattaaggtaattaaataattaaagaggataaaaaatgaatacttaaaaagatgactataaaaacaaaattaaaaactagaaaaatttgcatttcctgcgaaaatgcagtgtgaatgctgtaagctgaattttttagttgaaagctggcagaaacaagctgaaattgacggcagaaaatctgctgaaatctgataaattagtagaaatagcagaaacagcaaagaaaaactgtcctCTGATCTGTTTGAGCAGGAtgactattagctataaaacagcttaacaatgtaaagttacctcaaaactacttgttgaaagagctgttgaaatgcaagaactttaaaaaagcaggaaagagctgcccataaatgagctgaaaaaacatggactgaagcaaaaatatagcctaagaagttgaagtcagtgataaaatatataaaaaaggcAGAAAGAAATTCAGAAAAGTATGAAGtaacaacaaatacgctgaaaaaacacaaaaacaaacaggaaattgcctaaaaaggcaatgtgttcttcagctaagagagaagagatgagaaagagaagctaaaatgttaacattagcatattggctatcactagcatgaaggctgatatcAATTTACCCCATTTACTAtgcaaaaacaatgtataagctaaaatgagctaaaatgGTAATGCTAactacagcctatattcaaaagtctatgaaattgccttttaaatttaatcactgttgtctagctgttggaacagcagtacatgctgtttaagtacctgacacaaaatggccgccatgtagttgcctcctatgaagatgatcaaagggttaggggtcgggtcaggtttgaAAATTGAAGTTCAGAGGCGTCGattatcagaatgggagcttcattaaattcatgtaaccatgtttctgttaaaaacagaacatcaagatcgtggtcagtaatgaagtcattgat
Coding sequences within:
- the LOC124860607 gene encoding C-C motif chemokine 4-like, whose amino-acid sequence is MKTLCLSLGMLLLIACCCNAMPQAQQYNTGPVCCNKFSSFVIPKKYVSEIKKTHSFCMRKGLVVKTVKGRSICFRESEPWVLKAYNQMQNPEGSSQQQ